One region of Mycobacterium riyadhense genomic DNA includes:
- the eccD gene encoding type VII secretion integral membrane protein EccD, protein MSVVLPAAPLPAEPAPESGAGTGPATAVPEQLRLCIHVANYFVDTSVSAHAPLSVVMEGLVPFLVDTLRNEGLAIEFDRAAVYSLAVEGGMAFPRTTTLADAGVLDGARLILREVHSNEVFRPIIEDSADAMAEFNAAKFASFSPGTARVLGLAALIAGSMLLAVLSIAAWWATSSIAWWLPPTAALALIAVSGAVIAGRRGATQISYTLGLAALPLALAAGWVAVPAYDGIDGHWTAANICAGIFTAGGVSLIVLWLTGIGIAAHTAVVTLSVAGAAAAAVRVYTGFDGRQIAAVAVLVGAILIASAQAMALGLARVRPPSLPPPGEDIDRSELEEAALVVEVFDDPSGVRSVALAESEDAQLERRSRASNKYLTGLFIAAVIITAVGAVAAVYPQTHYFYGEVALAISTTLVLALRGRSLTDRVQAVTFFLGAFAVAVGLAITVVLGTHSPVAQLSVLGGTALAVVLAALAALRIPGAKISELTARRTENLEFLLILAGPPLVVWITGTFAALRNLF, encoded by the coding sequence ATGTCAGTGGTATTGCCCGCCGCCCCACTGCCGGCCGAACCGGCCCCCGAGTCTGGCGCTGGGACTGGACCGGCGACCGCTGTGCCAGAGCAACTACGGCTGTGCATCCACGTGGCCAACTACTTCGTGGACACCTCGGTCTCGGCGCACGCACCGCTGTCGGTGGTCATGGAAGGGCTGGTGCCGTTCCTGGTCGATACCCTCCGAAACGAAGGCCTGGCAATAGAATTCGATCGCGCTGCGGTTTACTCACTGGCCGTTGAAGGTGGGATGGCATTCCCGCGGACGACCACGCTGGCCGATGCGGGTGTGCTGGACGGCGCCCGGCTGATCCTGCGGGAAGTGCACTCCAACGAGGTGTTTCGGCCGATCATCGAGGATTCGGCCGACGCCATGGCCGAGTTCAACGCCGCGAAATTCGCATCGTTTAGCCCCGGCACCGCACGGGTGCTGGGACTGGCCGCGCTGATAGCCGGTTCGATGCTGCTGGCGGTGCTGAGCATCGCGGCGTGGTGGGCGACATCGAGCATCGCGTGGTGGCTGCCGCCGACGGCGGCGCTGGCGCTGATCGCGGTGTCGGGTGCGGTGATCGCGGGGCGGCGTGGGGCGACCCAGATCAGCTACACCTTGGGGCTGGCGGCGCTGCCGCTGGCGCTGGCCGCCGGCTGGGTGGCCGTTCCCGCCTATGACGGTATCGACGGGCACTGGACGGCGGCCAATATCTGCGCAGGCATCTTTACCGCCGGTGGTGTGTCGCTGATTGTGTTGTGGCTGACCGGGATTGGCATTGCCGCGCATACCGCGGTGGTGACCCTTTCGGTTGCCGGCGCGGCGGCGGCCGCGGTGCGCGTCTACACCGGGTTCGACGGGCGCCAGATCGCCGCAGTGGCGGTGCTCGTGGGTGCCATCTTGATCGCCTCCGCGCAGGCGATGGCGCTGGGTTTGGCGCGGGTGCGGCCACCGAGCCTGCCGCCGCCGGGGGAGGACATCGATCGCAGCGAACTCGAGGAAGCTGCCCTGGTGGTCGAGGTGTTCGATGACCCCAGCGGGGTGCGCTCGGTAGCGTTGGCCGAAAGTGAAGACGCCCAACTGGAGCGGCGGTCCCGTGCCTCCAACAAGTACCTGACCGGTCTGTTCATCGCCGCGGTGATCATCACCGCGGTCGGTGCCGTGGCCGCGGTGTACCCGCAAACCCACTACTTCTACGGCGAGGTCGCGCTGGCGATTAGCACCACGCTGGTGCTGGCGTTGCGGGGGCGTTCGCTGACCGACCGTGTCCAGGCGGTGACGTTCTTCCTGGGCGCTTTCGCCGTGGCCGTTGGACTGGCGATCACCGTGGTGCTCGGGACACACAGTCCGGTGGCGCAACTCAGCGTGTTGGGAGGGACCGCCCTGGCCGTGGTGCTGGCGGCGCTGGCCGCGTTACGGATACCGGGAGCCAAGATCTCCGAACTGACGGCGCGCCGCACGGAGAACCTGGAGTTCTTGCTGATCCTGGCCGGACCCCCGCTGGTGGTATGGATAACCGGCACCTTTGCGGCCCTGCGGAACCTGTTCTGA
- the eccCa gene encoding type VII secretion protein EccCa → MRISFLRPANPVPPPRIIRDEIEVPPPKEIEQGEPASRIRTVGLPILMIVLVAGMVALMIRSGRAFSPLMILFPLMMLGGVGGMAFGQRGGTGTSRAQVLEDRKAATRGLGMIREKVFDRGLSMHAGLQSSYPDPQMLASRIGGERMWEVVPTGDGFTALRYGLGDVELAARIVAPEAPPGEFLEPVSWVSTVRFLRHHSTVSSMPVVVTAARFPVIGFTGDRDITLGMVRSMLLQAAVTHGPDNLAMVVLTDDPDAPAWSWMKWLPHSQHPYELDRLGSVRMMYRDWSTLQTSLGGDEADPDDPNKVIDFTMNFNPDPEFTTDNYRHVLVVVDSAVTDKLVDSVIAPRAGVTWLLVGPPENALSAEEGITLRCDSDGSVWRSEADRPLAEPVKVAVADNISLVDARTVARQLARYEVATLANMGRQAKQAERGRDWQTLMRVRDPGALDPLDLWSVINRYDDKRRLKIPIGFLQNGDRLELDIKQAAEGGTGPHGQLLGTTGSGKSEFLRNLVINGCVAHSPDVLNWLLVDFKGGATFNGLDELPHVSAVITNMEQEAHLVARMKEMINGEIDRRYRIFREAKELNPRYDVKDLRDYEKLRERGVDLPPLPSLFVVIDEWAELLQMHPDYGELFRRIGRVGRSVALHLLYASQNLDNSGRASGLETNIGYKIGLKTQTASDSRALLDGSDAAYRLSGSPGHGVLRPTGGDLIGFYAGWTGAAYFPPVVPTAGSNGHRGGNTTLDPNLVEPRAFTAAPQPLPNTGADVEVPEPQHTEEEIESAPTIFTTVIERLKSAHFAPPYRMWLPPLEATTLDSLEPELRDWQVPSNESIANLVVPFGLFDNPLKHEQPKWALDAEKNLLILGGSGAGKSTAVKTLVCSLALANTPEQIQMYIVDYAGGGLSPLADLPHVGAVVTRSDPDAINRILMQMGTLLTARERLFRENRITIDEYRQARTNPDCPFLQQDPYGDVFVIIDGWDAAVAQDQVLQFRGGEVEALLVGARNYGLHFVLTTARVVEMRGIEPNMNTVIELHNETELSRVGSQLAKQRRKDPGHAITTGSEFQGLVSLPRIDSVADPATVPAGMTALVEMIAERFAARGAERLRTLPTSLTRDQLGAMVFAADEAAAADPRQSQLADKRRLRIALGVREDTLGPAYAEMYREPHLLILGEAKSGKSELIGTVCDSISRRFATKDDAVIVLIDPRRRHLGRVGLKNVFAHIHREDEIQPTNEALYRQLNLAEREVPADLDAETRAARSWWSGPEIFFVIDDYHLAVDLRSAVPPVMHAMAPWLQNESLARGFHFVLARSSEELYLATSRDPLIKRMLQDRVPTVLLSADKFDGQIGDTKFERFPFPGRARYIEASLARKNRIQAAWSGVRDSQETDFED, encoded by the coding sequence ATGCGCATCAGCTTCTTGCGCCCGGCCAACCCGGTGCCGCCGCCCCGAATCATCCGGGACGAAATCGAAGTTCCGCCACCAAAGGAGATCGAACAGGGCGAACCCGCTTCGCGGATACGCACGGTGGGCCTGCCGATCCTGATGATCGTGCTGGTGGCCGGAATGGTTGCGTTGATGATCCGTTCCGGGCGCGCGTTTAGCCCGCTGATGATCCTGTTCCCGCTGATGATGCTCGGGGGAGTGGGCGGGATGGCGTTTGGTCAGCGCGGCGGCACCGGCACCTCACGCGCCCAGGTGCTCGAGGACCGCAAGGCCGCCACCCGCGGGCTGGGAATGATCCGGGAGAAGGTGTTCGACCGCGGCCTGAGCATGCATGCCGGCTTGCAAAGTTCCTACCCCGACCCGCAGATGCTGGCCAGTCGCATTGGCGGCGAACGGATGTGGGAGGTGGTGCCGACCGGTGACGGGTTCACCGCATTGCGCTACGGGCTGGGGGATGTCGAGCTGGCCGCCCGCATTGTCGCGCCGGAAGCGCCGCCGGGGGAGTTCCTGGAACCGGTGAGCTGGGTATCCACGGTGCGCTTTCTGCGCCACCACTCCACCGTGTCGTCGATGCCGGTGGTGGTGACCGCCGCCCGCTTTCCGGTCATCGGCTTCACCGGCGACCGCGACATCACGCTGGGGATGGTGCGCTCAATGCTGTTGCAGGCCGCCGTCACCCACGGCCCCGACAACCTGGCGATGGTGGTGCTCACCGACGATCCCGACGCGCCGGCATGGAGCTGGATGAAGTGGCTGCCGCACTCCCAGCATCCCTACGAGCTGGATCGGCTGGGCAGCGTCCGGATGATGTACCGCGACTGGTCAACGCTGCAAACCAGCCTCGGTGGCGACGAGGCCGACCCCGACGACCCGAACAAAGTCATCGACTTCACGATGAACTTCAACCCCGACCCCGAATTCACCACCGACAACTACCGCCATGTGCTGGTAGTGGTGGACTCGGCCGTCACCGACAAGCTCGTCGACTCGGTAATCGCACCGCGCGCCGGCGTGACCTGGCTGCTCGTCGGCCCGCCGGAAAACGCCCTCAGCGCCGAAGAAGGCATCACCTTGCGCTGCGACTCCGACGGCAGCGTGTGGCGCAGCGAGGCGGATCGACCACTGGCCGAACCCGTGAAAGTCGCGGTGGCCGACAATATTTCGCTTGTTGATGCGCGAACCGTTGCCCGGCAATTGGCGCGCTATGAAGTGGCCACGCTGGCCAACATGGGCCGGCAGGCCAAACAGGCCGAGCGCGGCCGAGACTGGCAGACCCTGATGCGGGTGCGCGACCCAGGCGCATTGGATCCACTGGACTTGTGGTCCGTCATCAACCGCTACGACGACAAGCGGCGGCTGAAGATTCCGATCGGGTTTCTGCAGAACGGCGACCGTCTCGAACTGGATATCAAACAGGCCGCCGAGGGTGGCACCGGGCCGCACGGGCAGCTGTTGGGCACCACCGGCTCCGGAAAATCTGAGTTCCTACGCAACCTGGTGATCAACGGCTGCGTGGCGCACTCCCCGGATGTGCTCAACTGGTTGCTCGTCGACTTCAAGGGCGGCGCCACCTTCAACGGCCTCGATGAGTTGCCCCACGTCAGCGCGGTAATCACCAACATGGAGCAGGAAGCCCATCTGGTGGCGCGGATGAAGGAGATGATCAACGGCGAGATCGACCGCCGCTACCGAATCTTTCGGGAGGCCAAGGAACTCAACCCGCGCTACGACGTCAAGGATCTGCGCGACTACGAGAAGCTGCGTGAGCGCGGAGTGGACTTGCCGCCGCTGCCTTCGCTGTTCGTCGTCATCGATGAGTGGGCCGAGCTGTTGCAGATGCATCCCGACTACGGCGAGCTGTTTCGGCGTATCGGCCGGGTCGGGCGATCGGTTGCACTGCACCTGCTGTATGCGTCGCAGAACCTCGACAACTCCGGGCGGGCCAGCGGTCTGGAAACCAACATCGGCTACAAGATTGGCCTCAAGACCCAGACGGCGTCGGATTCCCGTGCGCTGCTGGACGGTTCGGACGCGGCCTACCGGCTCTCCGGCAGCCCCGGCCACGGAGTGCTGCGCCCCACCGGTGGGGATCTGATCGGCTTCTACGCCGGCTGGACCGGCGCGGCGTATTTTCCTCCCGTGGTCCCGACGGCAGGCTCCAACGGCCACCGCGGCGGCAACACGACGTTGGACCCCAACTTGGTCGAGCCGCGGGCCTTCACCGCGGCGCCGCAGCCGCTTCCAAACACCGGCGCGGATGTCGAGGTCCCAGAGCCGCAGCACACCGAAGAGGAAATCGAAAGCGCACCAACGATATTCACCACGGTGATCGAGCGCCTCAAGAGCGCTCACTTCGCGCCGCCGTACCGGATGTGGCTGCCGCCGCTGGAGGCGACGACGCTGGACAGCCTAGAGCCGGAGCTGCGGGATTGGCAGGTCCCGAGCAACGAATCCATCGCCAATCTTGTTGTGCCGTTTGGATTGTTTGACAATCCGCTCAAGCACGAGCAGCCGAAATGGGCGCTCGATGCCGAAAAGAACCTGCTGATCCTCGGCGGCAGCGGCGCGGGCAAATCCACGGCGGTCAAGACCCTGGTGTGCTCGCTGGCACTGGCCAACACTCCCGAGCAGATCCAGATGTACATCGTCGACTACGCCGGCGGCGGGCTGAGCCCGCTGGCCGACCTGCCCCACGTTGGGGCGGTCGTGACCCGCTCCGATCCCGACGCGATCAACCGGATCTTGATGCAGATGGGCACGCTCTTAACCGCCCGCGAGCGATTGTTCCGCGAGAACCGCATCACCATCGACGAATACCGGCAGGCCCGCACCAACCCGGATTGTCCGTTTCTGCAACAGGATCCCTACGGTGATGTTTTCGTCATCATCGACGGGTGGGACGCCGCGGTCGCACAAGATCAGGTGTTGCAGTTCCGTGGCGGCGAGGTTGAGGCGCTGCTGGTCGGCGCCCGCAACTACGGGCTGCATTTCGTGCTGACTACCGCGCGGGTGGTGGAGATGCGGGGGATCGAGCCCAACATGAACACCGTCATCGAGTTGCACAACGAGACCGAATTGTCGCGGGTGGGCTCGCAGCTGGCCAAGCAGCGGCGCAAGGATCCCGGGCATGCGATCACCACGGGATCGGAATTTCAGGGACTGGTGTCGCTACCGCGGATCGATTCGGTCGCAGACCCCGCGACGGTTCCGGCGGGTATGACGGCGCTGGTCGAGATGATCGCCGAGCGGTTCGCCGCGCGCGGCGCCGAACGACTCCGGACACTGCCGACTTCGCTGACCCGGGATCAGCTGGGCGCGATGGTGTTTGCCGCCGACGAGGCGGCGGCCGCCGACCCGCGCCAGTCCCAGCTCGCCGACAAGAGACGCCTGCGGATCGCGTTGGGAGTGCGGGAGGACACGCTGGGCCCGGCCTACGCCGAGATGTATCGGGAGCCGCACCTGCTGATCCTCGGTGAGGCCAAGAGCGGCAAGAGCGAGCTAATCGGGACGGTCTGCGACAGCATTAGCCGCCGTTTCGCGACCAAAGACGACGCGGTAATCGTCCTGATCGATCCGCGGCGGCGCCATCTCGGTCGGGTAGGCCTGAAAAACGTCTTCGCGCACATCCATCGCGAGGACGAGATTCAGCCCACCAACGAGGCGCTCTATCGGCAGCTGAACCTGGCCGAGCGTGAGGTGCCCGCGGATCTGGACGCCGAGACCCGCGCCGCGCGGTCGTGGTGGTCGGGTCCGGAGATCTTCTTCGTCATCGACGACTACCACCTGGCCGTGGATCTTCGCTCGGCGGTACCGCCGGTGATGCACGCGATGGCACCCTGGTTACAGAACGAGTCGTTGGCCCGTGGCTTCCATTTCGTGCTGGCCCGCAGCTCCGAGGAGCTTTACCTGGCCACCAGCCGGGACCCGCTGATCAAGCGGATGCTGCAGGACCGGGTGCCGACGGTGTTGCTGTCGGCCGACAAATTCGACGGTCAGATCGGTGACACAAAGTTCGAACGGTTCCCGTTTCCGGGCCGTGCCCGCTACATCGAGGCGTCGCTGGCGCGGAAGAACCGGATCCAAGCGGCCTGGTCGGGCGTCCGCGACAGCCAGGAGACGGACTTCGAAGATTAA
- a CDS encoding type II toxin-antitoxin system Phd/YefM family antitoxin, translating to MATPLSQRELRNDSGAIMRRVQRGERFTVTRNGVPVADLVPHGESGSDRRPRFVPVAQIAAGISELPTWDVARFTRDLKKLDNAVDDSHADR from the coding sequence ATGGCGACACCCCTTAGTCAACGGGAACTGCGAAACGATAGCGGCGCGATAATGCGTCGTGTGCAACGGGGCGAACGGTTCACGGTGACCCGAAACGGTGTGCCAGTAGCAGATCTCGTCCCACACGGCGAATCCGGATCCGATCGACGCCCGCGCTTCGTTCCAGTAGCCCAAATCGCCGCGGGCATAAGCGAACTTCCCACCTGGGACGTGGCACGGTTCACTCGTGACCTGAAAAAACTCGACAATGCGGTGGACGACAGCCACGCCGATAGGTAG
- a CDS encoding WXG100 family type VII secretion target, with protein sequence MADILYNYAGMEACIGEMTQIHATAVALKMTGIAHRESLRGTWTGNAHMSFDDAFQRYLNVNERVEEASQRVIQALSTGTSDMQACEMQQCQVF encoded by the coding sequence ATGGCCGACATCCTCTACAACTACGCCGGCATGGAAGCATGCATCGGGGAGATGACCCAGATCCACGCGACCGCGGTGGCGCTGAAGATGACCGGCATTGCCCACCGGGAGTCGCTGCGTGGCACCTGGACTGGTAATGCGCACATGTCGTTCGACGACGCCTTTCAGCGCTACCTCAACGTCAACGAACGTGTCGAGGAAGCTTCACAGCGCGTCATCCAAGCACTGAGCACCGGTACCTCGGACATGCAGGCCTGCGAAATGCAGCAGTGCCAAGTGTTCTGA
- a CDS encoding AAA family ATPase, producing the protein MTDDDVQAQRAQESAQQSAPPPSLVPAQQPPQPTPPLPGPPAGPVTAVSAPPGQRETVAQRIPQPTPAAASPWASPQHQAPQWAPPTPVQAPAPGASRNSAAVDIRTQAPDGDQYRRPAAPIQAAATGIRQELIKVATEERSPRANAGWRGALNHLGLGLAPGAKELAHREVLRRIRASKQKMYSIAVLTLKGGAGKTTVTSALGQVFASVRGDGVMAVDADPSSGDLPMRTASHPENLSMVDLIQEEDLTQRDFVMRFLSTTDTDLQVLANGWRADDDRVLEPDDIRDVHEIASHYYSLLLWDGDTNLHSPLVREVLSKSDAVALLVQASPQGAVAAGNAIDWLRFHGFEGLLARTVLVVNESTSKTRVNMDSLLTVLRRQQLKIHRIPFDKHLDEGLVVDLAKLRKKTLRAFEELAAMLADDFTVPQPPAAVPA; encoded by the coding sequence GTGACTGACGACGACGTCCAGGCGCAACGGGCGCAAGAATCGGCGCAGCAGAGCGCGCCGCCACCATCGCTGGTGCCCGCGCAACAGCCTCCGCAGCCGACACCACCATTGCCCGGTCCGCCTGCGGGGCCCGTGACTGCGGTGTCCGCGCCGCCCGGGCAGCGCGAGACCGTCGCGCAGCGGATTCCTCAGCCCACTCCCGCGGCGGCTTCGCCATGGGCCTCCCCGCAGCACCAGGCACCGCAGTGGGCGCCACCGACACCGGTGCAGGCGCCGGCACCGGGCGCGTCGCGTAATAGCGCGGCGGTGGACATCCGCACGCAGGCACCCGACGGTGACCAGTACCGGCGGCCCGCCGCCCCGATCCAAGCCGCCGCCACCGGTATCCGCCAGGAACTGATCAAGGTGGCCACCGAGGAACGCTCGCCGCGCGCCAACGCTGGCTGGCGCGGAGCGCTCAACCACCTGGGCCTCGGACTGGCTCCCGGGGCAAAGGAATTGGCGCACCGGGAGGTGCTGCGTCGCATTCGGGCCAGCAAGCAAAAGATGTATTCCATTGCGGTGCTGACCCTTAAGGGTGGTGCCGGCAAAACCACCGTGACCTCGGCGCTGGGCCAAGTGTTCGCCTCGGTCCGCGGAGACGGCGTCATGGCCGTCGATGCCGATCCTTCGTCCGGCGACCTGCCGATGCGCACCGCATCGCACCCGGAAAACCTGTCGATGGTCGATCTGATTCAGGAAGAAGATCTCACCCAGCGCGACTTCGTGATGCGGTTCCTGTCGACTACCGACACCGATCTGCAAGTGCTGGCCAACGGATGGCGCGCCGACGACGACCGGGTGCTCGAACCCGACGATATCCGCGATGTCCATGAAATTGCCTCGCACTACTACAGCCTGCTGCTGTGGGACGGCGACACCAACCTGCATTCGCCGCTAGTGCGTGAGGTGCTGTCGAAGTCTGACGCGGTTGCGCTGTTGGTGCAGGCATCCCCACAAGGGGCGGTCGCGGCCGGCAACGCCATCGACTGGCTGCGGTTCCACGGGTTTGAGGGGCTGCTGGCCCGCACGGTGCTCGTGGTCAACGAATCCACCAGCAAGACAAGGGTCAACATGGACTCACTGCTGACCGTGCTACGACGTCAACAACTCAAGATTCACCGCATCCCGTTCGACAAGCACCTCGACGAGGGTCTGGTGGTGGACCTGGCGAAGCTGCGCAAGAAGACGCTACGCGCCTTCGAAGAGTTGGCGGCGATGCTGGCCGACGACTTCACCGTCCCGCAACCGCCGGCGGCGGTACCAGCCTGA
- a CDS encoding PPE family protein, giving the protein MVAAPPEVITGRLMSGAGAAPMLEASASFTAAAAAYEAAADRLEAHLAWLMNAWQSPTALAVLAAVTRYVAWLRVTQAQLVASAGRTADQAAAFTTAYTTMAQMAEIIDNRVTTAVLYATNFLGVNTIPIGVREGQYVGMTIQDIVVQETYLAATIANTAFESFLPAIPIVVGAPVLPPVIDQAVVAADRAGDTLMLAASKAESAAQLMSQMMGQGVSAAVMGGLLSKAGVQQADPHDALDRYRDAQSQQQQQQSATDKMGKQLMQQVPQQLAQGVSQAAQIPQQAVQLLTQPLQQATQQAQQFGSQIGQLMSQVAPEHRVDSPGFFDTQPSLPTLDRLAGSNIGAPALTAAIRVPTLGGLSAASTGFRFPSGWDSALPTTPASASPVGLAARPLGAGMAPLHALHRPQEEEEEKVTRAAPELVPVWGAEPPELQTVSAGELVSERQEAV; this is encoded by the coding sequence ATGGTGGCCGCACCCCCGGAGGTGATCACCGGCCGTCTGATGTCGGGTGCCGGCGCTGCACCCATGCTGGAAGCGTCTGCGTCCTTTACTGCGGCGGCGGCGGCCTACGAGGCCGCCGCCGACCGTTTGGAGGCGCACCTAGCGTGGCTGATGAACGCTTGGCAGTCGCCGACGGCGCTTGCGGTGCTGGCCGCGGTGACTCGCTATGTGGCCTGGCTGCGGGTTACGCAAGCCCAGCTCGTCGCCTCGGCAGGGCGTACCGCCGACCAGGCGGCGGCGTTTACCACCGCCTACACCACGATGGCGCAGATGGCCGAAATCATCGACAACCGGGTCACCACCGCCGTCTTGTACGCCACGAATTTCCTCGGGGTGAACACGATTCCGATCGGCGTCCGAGAAGGGCAGTACGTTGGGATGACCATTCAGGACATCGTCGTGCAGGAAACGTATTTGGCGGCAACCATCGCCAACACGGCGTTCGAGTCGTTTCTCCCGGCGATTCCCATCGTGGTCGGCGCCCCTGTCCTTCCGCCGGTGATCGACCAGGCTGTCGTCGCCGCGGACCGCGCGGGGGACACCTTGATGCTGGCCGCGAGCAAGGCCGAGTCGGCGGCCCAACTGATGAGCCAGATGATGGGCCAAGGCGTCAGCGCCGCGGTAATGGGCGGGCTGTTGAGCAAGGCCGGCGTCCAGCAAGCCGACCCGCATGACGCGCTGGACCGCTACCGCGACGCGCAATCCCAACAGCAGCAACAGCAGAGCGCGACCGACAAGATGGGCAAGCAGCTGATGCAGCAAGTTCCGCAGCAGCTGGCCCAGGGCGTCTCCCAGGCCGCCCAGATCCCGCAACAGGCGGTTCAGCTGCTGACTCAGCCGCTGCAGCAGGCCACTCAGCAGGCCCAGCAGTTCGGGTCACAAATCGGGCAGCTGATGTCGCAGGTAGCACCGGAACATCGGGTCGATTCGCCGGGGTTTTTCGACACCCAGCCGTCTTTGCCGACGCTGGATCGATTGGCCGGCAGCAACATTGGTGCCCCGGCGCTGACCGCTGCGATACGAGTCCCCACCCTGGGTGGACTGTCCGCGGCCTCGACCGGATTCCGGTTCCCCAGCGGTTGGGACAGCGCCTTGCCAACCACTCCGGCGTCGGCGTCGCCGGTTGGGTTGGCGGCGCGACCGCTCGGAGCTGGCATGGCCCCGCTGCACGCATTGCATCGCCCGCAGGAAGAGGAAGAAGAAAAGGTCACCCGTGCCGCACCGGAACTGGTACCGGTGTGGGGAGCCGAGCCTCCCGAACTGCAGACGGTATCTGCCGGGGAGCTGGTCAGCGAACGGCAGGAGGCGGTATGA
- a CDS encoding PE domain-containing protein: MITHVIPEALLAGVVDVVSNAATTASVVAGTAPGTIAPPVAGTDEASALASLNTSVHAAEFLTTAAHGTFTLGHYAGALGNSGVAYEVVDDANAAMLI; this comes from the coding sequence GTGATCACTCATGTTATACCAGAGGCTTTGCTGGCTGGTGTGGTGGATGTTGTTAGCAACGCCGCCACCACCGCGTCGGTGGTGGCCGGCACCGCGCCCGGCACGATTGCGCCGCCGGTTGCTGGGACGGACGAAGCCTCGGCATTGGCATCGCTGAACACCAGCGTGCACGCCGCGGAGTTTCTCACCACGGCCGCACACGGGACCTTCACGCTGGGGCACTACGCAGGCGCGCTGGGTAACTCCGGGGTAGCCTACGAGGTGGTCGACGACGCCAATGCCGCGATGCTGATCTAG
- a CDS encoding ESX secretion-associated protein EspG, producing the protein MLAAAHLSVDGVLFLKRLLGIESLPAVLALLDNVYYAADQAVVDDHTVPVLVDSGLMSPDGTVEPSLHQWLRVLERPEIDVSLRALEGDRMRRAAVARRGENHVLALRRNDEVVIQGVWSHGQSVDEVMCAPLWAALRVSQDQPAPPPADLESVTLSWAEVQELATCAPGQNLRWLRDHGVNPAAAKILNEMSTYSGQRAELVIHQDQGIITFETPAGVGVADTSAGRVVSAVRRQGSQLYVTFGPGTYARFRAAMTDLVDLTPAKNWFAARPRPH; encoded by the coding sequence ATGCTGGCCGCGGCGCACCTCAGCGTCGACGGGGTGTTGTTCCTCAAGCGGCTGCTGGGCATCGAGAGCCTGCCCGCGGTGTTGGCCCTGCTCGACAATGTGTACTACGCGGCCGACCAAGCCGTGGTCGACGACCACACCGTCCCGGTGCTGGTCGACAGCGGCCTGATGTCGCCGGACGGGACGGTGGAGCCGTCGCTGCATCAGTGGTTGCGGGTGCTCGAGCGGCCCGAGATCGACGTGTCGTTGCGCGCCTTGGAAGGCGACCGGATGCGCCGGGCCGCGGTCGCCCGTCGCGGCGAGAATCACGTGCTGGCACTGCGCCGCAACGACGAGGTTGTGATTCAGGGTGTGTGGTCGCACGGGCAGTCCGTCGACGAAGTGATGTGCGCTCCGCTGTGGGCCGCGTTGCGGGTCAGCCAGGATCAGCCTGCTCCGCCGCCGGCAGACCTGGAGTCGGTGACGCTGTCGTGGGCAGAGGTTCAAGAACTGGCAACGTGTGCGCCCGGGCAGAATCTGCGCTGGCTGCGCGACCACGGTGTCAACCCGGCTGCCGCCAAGATCCTCAATGAAATGTCGACCTATTCGGGGCAGCGCGCCGAGCTTGTGATCCACCAGGACCAGGGGATCATCACGTTTGAAACGCCGGCCGGTGTCGGTGTTGCCGACACCTCCGCGGGACGGGTTGTGTCAGCGGTGCGCCGTCAAGGCAGTCAGTTGTATGTGACTTTCGGTCCCGGTACCTATGCGCGGTTTCGTGCCGCGATGACCGATCTGGTCGACTTGACGCCGGCAAAGAATTGGTTTGCTGCGCGACCGCGGCCACATTGA
- a CDS encoding PIN domain-containing protein, producing the protein MTTPHERALLDTSVVIDYPAAAVAAQASAAAVSTITLAELSYGLHTADPLLNAVREQRYHWIINTFDPIPFDAQAARIYGALCATVRAGGRNPKPRRFDLLIAAVAVALDVPLITRNETDFSGVHPRLAIIAVR; encoded by the coding sequence ATGACCACACCGCACGAGCGAGCATTACTCGACACGTCCGTCGTCATCGACTACCCGGCTGCTGCCGTCGCCGCGCAGGCATCGGCAGCAGCGGTCAGCACCATCACGCTCGCCGAGCTGTCATATGGCTTGCACACCGCCGATCCACTCCTCAATGCCGTGCGCGAACAGCGCTATCACTGGATCATCAATACCTTCGATCCGATACCGTTCGACGCCCAAGCTGCGCGAATCTATGGAGCCTTGTGCGCCACAGTGCGAGCCGGTGGCCGAAACCCGAAGCCGCGCCGGTTCGATCTACTCATTGCGGCCGTAGCAGTTGCGCTGGACGTCCCACTCATTACCCGCAACGAAACTGATTTCAGCGGCGTTCACCCGCGTTTGGCCATCATCGCCGTTAGATGA